A stretch of the Acyrthosiphon pisum isolate AL4f chromosome A2, pea_aphid_22Mar2018_4r6ur, whole genome shotgun sequence genome encodes the following:
- the LOC107882970 gene encoding uncharacterized protein LOC107882970, with amino-acid sequence MVPQGQHRGRFNAPTQVEMAVVMIGEEYGNRDIVLSRKDEKLQRISETHRSYDSLEYPLIFLHGEDGYAIDILSFNVNLNEYNSHKTISSKQFYAYRLMVDMYAKIESERLLFIRNNQSKLRAEDYIHLRDAIENDGHVNDIGQLFILPSSFTGGPRYMHEKTMDAMTYVRNFGTPNLFITFTCNPNWMEIKRELKHGQIAQDRHDIIARVFHQKMKVLMNLIVKHRIFGETQCYMYTVEWQKRGLPHAHLLVWLVDQIRPNDVDDIISAELPNPEIDPELFEIVKKHMVHGPCGHMHPNSPCMGENQKCSKRYPKAFTNSTITEYDGYPLYRRRDFRSGGFKSTVLRNSTLVEIDNRFIVPYNSLLLKTFNAHINVEWCHSVKSIKYICKYINKGSDQAIFALTNKFDEVGIYQIGRYISTNEAVWKILGFPLHQRHPVVQHLAVHLENGQRVYFSSADNVQHILNHSKNTTLLAFFDLCQVDDFAKTLLYHEVPKYFTWDSNNHTFSRRKRGKLLENNIYSTDAIGRVYTVHPNNAECYFLRLLLHVVKGPTSFQNLRTVNNIIYPTFQQACKTLNLIDDDSHWSLTLTEASLNDSSSNNDSNDSNVNMDNQFEYMRETQYDKCSLKTDISTNEPRLTNEQRCVFDAVYNSVLRDDGKLFFIDAPGGTGKTFILKLLLSKIRHEGKIALCVASSGIAATLLPGGRTAHSMFKLPLTMINNHLPVCNIKKGSAMAKLIQECKLIVWDECTMAHKKAIEALNRSLIDLTGDFRQILPVVPRGTKTDEIHVETPIILLRNLDAPKLCNGTRLLISNLHQNVLEATILTGSYSGESVFIPRIPMIPTDFPIEFKRLQFPVKPCMAMTINKAQGQTFKVIGIDLSEPCFSHGQLYVACSRVGSSRVGSSKCITILSPSANTIGVIIRIEDIVDIVKPTKTLKLRDVVIADNTGIEITLTLWNEEASLFTGQIEDILSVEKSKLVIYKKGKKLSVTHSTVIQINPNWPEKEVLKEWYKKEGRYQFDRMDLTQSSSIDNTTLNQSDNAYLTSVDDKVISQIVEDEKSTKRRLDEIYILQEQLQNEINELTFKKIRLNLERQAVENRIICRRQ; translated from the exons ATGGTTCCTCAAGGTCAACATAGAGGTAGATTTAATGCACCAACTCAAGTAGAAATGGCTGTAGTAATGATTGGAGAAGAATATGGAAATCGTGATATAGTTTTATCTAGAAAAGATGAAAAGTTACAACGAATAAGTGAAACTCATAG gtCTTACGATTCTCTTGAATATCCACTGATATTTCTACACGGTGAAGATGGTTATGCTAttgatattttgtcatttaatgttaatttaaatgaatacaatagtcATAAAACTATTTCTTCAAAACAGTTTTATGCTTATAGACTGATG gtTGATATGTATGCCAAAATAGAATCAGAACGACTTTTATTTATACGGAATAATCAGTCAAAATTAAGAGCGGAAGATTACATTCATTTACGTGATGCTATAGAAAATGATGGTCATGTGAATGACATTggacaactttttattttaccttcTTCATTTACAGGAGGTccaag ATACATGCACGAAAAAACGATGGATGCCATGACTTACGTTCGTAATTTTGGAACTCCAAATTTGTTCATTACATTTACATGTAATCCAAATTGGATGGAAATAAAAAGAGAACTCAAACATGGTCAAATTGCACAAGACAGACACGATATTATCGCTAGAGTTTTTCATCAAAAAATGAAAGTTCTAATGAACTTAATTGTGAAACATCGTATATTTGGTGAAACTCAGTGTTATATGTATACTGTTGAGTGGCAAAAACGAG GTCTTCCTCATGCTCATTTACTGGTTTGGTTAGTTGATCAAATTAGACCAAATGATGTCGATGATATAATAAGTGCTGAGTTACCAAACCCCGAAATAGATCCTGAATTATTTGAAATAGTTAAAAAACACATGGTACATGGGCCATGTGGTCATATGCATCCAAATTCTCCATGTATGGGAGAAaaccaaaaatgttcaaaaag GTATCCGAAAGCATTTACTAACAGTACTATTACTGAATATGATGGTTATCCTTTATACAGACGAAGGGATTTTAGAAGTGGTGGATTTAAATCAACTGTATTACGAAATTCGACCTTGGTAGAAATTGATAATAGATTTATTGTTCCATACAATTCATTACTATTAAAAACATTCAATGCTCATATTAATGTTGAATGGTGTCATTcagtaaaatcaattaaatacatttgtaaatatattaataaagggTCTGATCAAGCTATATTTGCATTAACGAATAAATTTGATGAAGTTGGAATTTATCAAATTGGACGATATATTAGTACCAACGAGGCAGTTTGGAAAATATTAGGATTTCCGTTGCATCAAAGGCATCCAGTCGTACAGCACTTGGCAGTTCATTTGGAAAATGGTCAGAGAGTATATTTTTCATCCGCAGATAATGTTCagcatattttaaatcattcaaAAAACACTACATTATTGGCATTTTTTGATCTGTGTCAAGTTGATGATTTtgctaaaacattattatatcatgaaGTGCCAAAATATTTCACATGGGACTCAAATAACCATACATTTAGTAGGCGAAAAAGAGGGAAacttttggaaaataatatatattctacgGATGCAATCGGCAGGGTTTATACAGTACATCCAAATAATGCAGAATGCTATTTTTTGAGATTATTACTACACGTGGTTAAAGGCCCAACTTCTTTTCAAAATTTACGAAcggttaacaatattatttatccaaCTTTTCAACAAGCATGCAAAACACTTAATTTAATAGATGATGACAGTCATTGGTCATTGACATTGACCGAAGCTTCACTGAATGATTCGTCTTCAAA TAATGATAGTAATGATAGTAATGTTAATATGGATAATCAATTTGAATATATGAGGGAAACACAATATGATAAATGTAGTTTGAAAACTGATATTTCCACTAACGAGCCAAGACTTACTAATGAACAGAGATGTGTATTTGATGCTGTCTACAATTCAGTTCTTCGCGAcgatggtaaattatttttcatcgaCGCTCCTGGAGGAACTGGTAAGACATTTATACTAAAGttattattgtcaaaaataagACATGAAGGAAAAATAGCGTTGTGTGTTGCATCGTCAGGGATAGCTGCAACATTATTGCCTGGAGGACGAACAGCACATTCAATGTTTAAATTACCTCTCACTATGATAAACAACCATTTACCTGTATGCAACATAAAAAAAGGGTCAGCAATGGCCAAACTAATACAAGAATGTAAATTGATTGTATGGGACGAGTGTACTATGGCTCATAAAAAAGCTATTGAAGCACTGAACCGTTCATTGATTGATCTGACTG gtGATTTCCGTCAAATTTTACCTGTTGTGCCTCGGGGTACTAAAACTGATGAAATACAT gttgaaACACCCATAATATTGCTCCGTAATTTAGACGCACCTAAATTGTGCAATGGAAcaagattattaatttcaaatttacaccAAAATGTGTTAGAAGCAACTATTTTAACTGGTAGTTATTCCGGGGAAAGTGTGTTCATACCTCGAATACCAATGATACCCACAGATTTTCCAATTGAATTTAAAAGATTACAGTTTCCTGTAAAACCCTGTATGGCAATGACCATTAATAAGGCTCAAGGTCAAACGTTTAAAGTAATTGGGATTGATTTAAGCGAGCCATGCTTTTCTCATGGTCAGTTATACGTAGCGTGCTCTAGAGTAGGCAGTTCTAGAGTAGGCAGTTCTaagtgtattacaattttatcaccATCTGcaa ACACTATTGGAGTAATAATTCGCATAGAAGACATAGTAGACATTGTAAAGCCAACCAAAACACTGAAACTACGAGATGTTGTAATAGCAGATAATACTGGAATCGAG ataacacTTACGCTATGGAACGAAGAAGCTTCTTTATTTACTGGACAAATAGAAGACATTCTATCAGTTGAGAAgagtaaattagttatttataaaaaaggcaaaaaattATCTGTAACGCATTCTACTGTTATACAAATTAACCCTAATTGGCCTGAAAAAGAGGTGTTAAAAGAATGGTATAAAAAGGAGGGCCGATATCAATTCGATAGAATGGATTTAACACAATCATCGTCAATTGATAACACTACATTAAATCAATCAg atAACGCATATTTAACATCAGTTGATGACAAGGTTATATCACAAATAGTAGAAGACGAAAAGTCTACGAAGCGTCGTTTAGACGAGATATACATCCTCCAAGAACAACTGcaaaatgaaattaatgaacttacatttaaaaaaatcagattAAATCTCGAACGTCAAGCAGTAGAAAATAGAATTATTTGTAGAAGACAATAA